In Drosophila innubila isolate TH190305 chromosome 2R unlocalized genomic scaffold, UK_Dinn_1.0 1_C_2R, whole genome shotgun sequence, the following are encoded in one genomic region:
- the LOC117784933 gene encoding damage-control phosphatase ARMT1, translating to MEPEGGECPATDGGASVTKDVQSLAKIFKTESDAKYNIVDIQTPLNAFMSGQYKRSCAYHTIRNHLPVILTKVIDSLTRDKNEVVAQFGENAREELKIIIGLISRLKYELQTNKPFQHFTGDEVDRDMWNNFINHLSDEGRTFYRACWMHTECYMYRKLYSFVENSIFLKEFDYFAKVKEHSLTRCQDEILALSKYTRRTENSIEMFSELLKLDLWSNRNDLSEDDEARMFNMKVLEDVMVTDDYILVKNVDEIWNCLLNKKTDRQQVDFVLDNAGYELFTDLILAEYIIENGMADKVRFHVKAHPWFGNAITARDFHWTLQFLRNHSDYIISLIGQKFLQFLKEGKFELAPTSHFWTAPQAFHSMRTIESELYKTLQESKLIIFKGDLNYRKLLSDVCWEPTQHIITCLGGFIPSNLCILRTVKSEVICGLPPGVYEDLLKKDPQWMITGNYGIIQFVDGSREFGY from the exons ATGGAGCCCGAGGGAGGAGAGTGTCCCGCCACAGATGGAGGAGCATCGGTTACCAAAGATGTTCAGAGCTTAGCTAAGATTTTCAAGACGGAATCAGATGCCAAGTACAACATTGTGGACATCCAGACGCCTCTCAATGCTTTCATGTCTGGACAGTACAAACGTAGTTGCGCCTACCACACAATCCGGAATCATCTGCCCGTGATACTCACAAAAGTCATAGACTCGCTCACGAGGGACAAGAACGAGGTTGTCGCACAATTCGGTGAG AACGCGCGTGAGGAACTGAAGATCATCATTGGACTGATTTCCCGGCTAAAGTATGAGCTTCAAACGAACAAACCCTTCCAGCACTTTACCGGAGATG AGGTCGATCGAGATATGTGGAATAACTTCATCAATCATTTGTCAGATGAGGGGCGCACTTTTTATAGAGCCTGCTGGATGCACACCGAGTGCTATATGTACCGCAAACTCTACTCCTTCGTGGAGAACAGCATCTTCCTGAAAGAGTTCGATTACTTTGCCAAGGTTAAAGAGCATTCACTTACCAGATGCCAGGATGAAATACTGGCACTCTCCAAATACACGCGTCGTACTGAAAACAGCATCGAGATGTTTAGCGAGTTGCTGAAACTGGATTTATGGAGCAATCGCAATGATCTCTCGGAAGATGACGAGGCGCGTATGTTTAACATGAAGGTACTGGAGGATGTGATGGTCACAGATGATTATATACTCGTCAAGAATGTTGACGAGATCTGGAACtgtttgttaaacaaaaaaacagataGACAACAGGTTGATTTTGTACTGGACAATGCCGGCTATGAACTCTTTACCGACTTGATATTGGCCGAGTACATCATCGAAAATGGAATGGCCGACAAGGTGCGATTTCATGTCAAGGCACATCCATGGTTTGGGAACGCAATCACAGCTCGCGACTTCCATTGGACGCTACAGTTTCTCAGAAATCATTCTGACTACATTATTAGTCTTATAGGACAGAAATTTCTGCAATTTTTAAAGGAAGGCAAATTCGAACTGGCACCCACTTCGCATTTTTGGACTGCACCCCAAGCTTTCCACAG CATGCGCACTATTGAATCGGAACTGTACAAAACTCTGCAGGAGTCAAAGCTAATCATATTTAAAGGAGATTTAAACTATCGTAAACTGTTAAGCGACGTTTGCTGGGAACCTACACAGCATATTATAACATGCTTAGGCGGCTTTATTCCCAGCAATTTGTGCATTCTGCGCACAGTGAAATCTGAGGTGATATGCGGTCTTCCGCCAGGTGTCTATGAAGATCTGTTGAAAAAAGACCCTCAATGGATGATTACTGGAAACTATGGCATAATTCAGTTTGTGGATGGCTCTCGCGAATTCGGTTATTAA
- the LOC117784934 gene encoding ceramide glucosyltransferase: MSHLPLPLYGFAAFFMIFWFGTWCVHLIAICYGKYKLHKKSCKLPTESSPLPGVSILKPLMGVDPNLQHNLETFFSMDYPLYELLFCVEDKHDPAIKLVEQLLDKYPLIDAQLFVGGSDVGVNPKINNIHPGYMAAKYDFVMISDSGIKMKNDTLLDMVQNMSERHALVHQMPFTCDRDGFAATFEKVFFGTVQSRIYLSADALGINCHTGMSCLLRKAVIDQLGGLRTFGCYLAEDFFIAKRVTELGWKMRISNQPAMQNSGLCDIGSFQARLIRWAKLRVAMVPTTILLEPLSECLVLGALAAWSASVLFAWDPLVFYLVHILCWFLSDWMLLSIVQHGSMPFHKFEFLIGWFFRELSGPYLFLHALWNPAIRWRTRTFKLHWGGIAYELPLPNSTPATDSLITPLQPAPTLLATTVTTMGAGTGLGTGSGTVMGTLPSAKHRLLVS, translated from the exons aTGTCACATTTACCATTGCCGCTGTATGGCTTCGCAGCATTTTTCATGATTTTCTGGTTTGGTACATGGTGTGTGCATCTAATCGCGATCTGTTATGGCAAATATAAACTGCACAAGAAATCGTGCAAATTGCCCACTGAATCATCCCCTTTGCCGGGTGTTTCCATACTGAAGCCGTTAATGGGCGTGGATCCAAATTTGCAGCATAATCTGGAGACATTCTTCAGCATGGATTATCCGCTGTATGAGCTGTTGTTTTGCGTGGAGGATAAGCACGATCCAGCCATTAAGCTGGTGGAGCAACTCTTGGATAAATATCCGCTCATCGATGCCCAGCTTTTTGTCGGTGGCTCTGACGTGGGCGTCAATCCCAAGATCAATAACATCCATCCCGGCTATATGGCGGCCAAGTATGACTTTGTCATGATCTCGGACAGTGGCATCAAGATGAAGAACGACACACTGCTGGACATGGTCCAGAATATGTCAGAGCGTCATGCCCTAGTCCATCAAATGCCCTTCACCTGCGATCGCGATGGATTCGCTGCCACCTTCGAGAAGGTCTTCTTCGGCACCGTTCAGTCGAGGATTTATCTATCCGCTGATGCTTTGGGCATTAACTGCCACACAGGGATGTCGTGTCTGCTGCGCAAAGCTGTCATCGATCAACTGGGAGGACTACGTACTTTCGGCTGTTACCTGGCCGAGGACTTTTTTATCGCCAAGCGCGTCACGGAACTTGGCTGGAAGATGCGCATCTCCAATCAGCCCGCCATGCAGAACAGCGGACTCTGTGACATCGGCAGCTTTCAG GCTCGACTTATACGCTGGGCCAAGCTCAGGGTGGCCATGGTGCCCACAACGATACTGTTGGAGCCTCTGTCGGAGTGTCTGGTGCTGGGAGCACTGGCAGCGTGGTCGGCATCGGTGTTGTTCGCCTGGGATCCGTTGGTGTTCTATTTGGTGCACATACTCTGTTGGTTCCTGTCCGACTGGATGCTGTTGTCGATTGTGCAGCATGGTTCGATGCCCTTTCACAAGTTTGAGTTCCTTATTGGCTGGTTCTTCAGGGAGCTAAGTGGACCGTATCTCTTCCTGCACGCCCTGTGGAATCCCGCTATACGCTGGAGGACGCGTACCTTTAAGCTGCATTGGGGTGGCATCGCCTATGAGTTGCCCCTTCCAAACTCAACACCCGCCACAGATTCACTCATAACGCCACTGCAACCGGCGCCTACGTTATTAGCGACAACGGTGACGACGATGGGTGCGGGAACAGGATTGGGAACGGGGTCGGGAACGGTAATGGGAACGCTCCCATCGGCCAAGCACCGATTGTTGGTCTCGTAG
- the LOC117784931 gene encoding synaptojanin-1 has protein sequence MAMSKVIRVLEKSIAPSPHSVLLEHRNKTDCILFESHVCALLTQQENVIRKQYTKVCDAYGCLGALQLNAGESTVLFLVLVTGCVSMGKIGDVEIFRITQTTFVSLQNAVLNEDKISEVRKLLNSGTFYFAHTNPSAAGAGAASQSTKFDITLCAQRRYQTEETDNRFFWNRMMHIHLMRFGIDCQSWLLQTMCGSVEIRTVYIGAKQARAAIISRLSCERAGTRFNVRGTNDEGYVANFVETEQVIYVDGDVTSYVQNRGSVPLFWEQPGVQVGSHKVKLSRGFETSAAAFDRHMSMMRQRYGYQTIVNLLGSSLIGSKEGEAMLSNEFQRHHGMSAHKDVPHVVFDYHQECRGGNFSALAKLKERMVACGAHYGIFHAVNGQVLREQFGVVRTNCLDCLDRTNCVQTYLGLDTLNLQLEALKLGGKQQNVSRFEEIFRQMWINNGNEVSKIYAGTGAIQGGSKLMDGARSAARTIQNNLLDNSKQEAIDVLLVGSTLSSELADRARILLPSNMLHAPTTTLRELCKRYTEYVRPRMARVAVGTYNVNGGKHFRSIVFKDSLADWLLDCHALARSKALVDVNNPSEHADHPVDIYAIGFEEIVDLNASNIMAASTDNAKQWAEELQKTISRDNDYVLLTYQQLVGVCLYIYIRPEHAPHIRDVAIDCVKTGLGGATGNKGACAIRFVLHGSSMCFVCAHFAAGQSQVAERNADYAEITRKLAFPMGRTLKSHDWVFWCGDFNYRIDMDKDELKECVRNGELSTVLEFDQLRKEQEAGNVFSEFLEGEITFDPTYKYDLFSDDYDTSEKQRAPAWTDRVLWRRRKALAESDFGGAAAAAWNPGKLIHYGRSELKQSDHRPVIAIIDAEIMEIDQQRRRAVFDQVIRDLGPPDSTIVVHVHEASADADEDGPTIYDEHVMSALIAELSKMGEVTLVRYVEDTMWVTFRNGESALNAAAKRSTQVCGLELVFELKTPDWPQQVDSEIELCTSNTIPLCVNPAEQAQLLQLSPEVPQRPKQPPTRPAPARPPMPMSPKNSPRHLPHAGVISIVPKPAKPPMPPQPMMQAPLQPVQVAPPRPPAMGDTTPSSKSQSPTELGSPLHATSVSSSSSSSGKVSPIGATVPSGPPTPPRQMQSKPATPVSTPTRQSKQSSVEQPSPSDTAYETASNIYEEIQDDVPAPRHPPPAAPPPVIAALDSPLRQPVAAPPLGPPPPLPNRRGPPPIPNRSGNAPPLPTRPSNN, from the exons atggCTATGTCCAAAGTGATTCGGGTGCTGGAGAAGTCAATAGCGCCCTCGCCGCACAGCGTTTTACTGGAGCATCGCAACAAGACGGATTGCATTCTGTTCGAATCTCATGTCTGTGCACTCCTCACCCAGCAGGAAAATGTTATACGCAAGCAGTATACGAAG GTCTGCGATGCCTACGGTTGCTTGGGCGCACTTCAGCTGAATGCTGGCGAGAGCACAGTGCTCTTCCTGGTCCTCGTCACCGGATGCGTGTCCATGGGCAAAATTGGCGACGTGGAAATCTTTCGCATCACGCAGACGACATTTGTATCGCTGCAGAATGCGGTGCTAAACGAGGATAAGATTAGCGAGGTGCGCAAGCTGCTGAACTCGGGCACCTTTTATTTTGCCCATACGAATCCCTCAGCTGCCGGAGCAGGAGCTGCATCGCAGAGCACCAAGTTTGACATCACGTTGTGTGCACAACGACGCTATCAGACGGAGGAGACGGATAATCGTTTCTTCTGGAATCGCATGATGCACATACATTTGATGCGATTCGGCATCGATTGCCAATCCTGGCTGCTGCAGACCATGTGCGGTTCCGTGGAGATACGCACTGTCTACATTGGCGCCAAGCAGGCACGAGCTGCCATCATCTCCCGCCTGAGCTGCGAGCGTGCAGGCACGCGTTTCAATGTGAGAGGCACCAACGACGAGGGATATGTGGCGAACTTTGTAGAGACGGAGCAGGTCATCTATGTGGACGGTGATGTGACGAGCTATGTGCAGAATCGAGGATCAGTGCCGCTCTTCTGGGAGCAGCCAGGTGTTCAGGTCGGCTCCCACAAGGTGAAGCTATCACGTGGCTTTGAAACGTCTGCCGCCGCCTTTGATCGCCACATGAGCATGATGCGACAGCGCTATGGCTACCAGACCATTGTCAATCTGCTGGGCAGCTCGCTGATTGGCAGCAAGGAGGGCGAGGCAATGCTCAGCAACGAGTTCCAGCGTCATCACGGCATGTCCGCCCACAAGGATGTGCCACACGTGGTCTTCGACTATCATCAGGAGTGCCGCGGCGGCAACTTCTCCGCCCTGGCCAAGCTCAAGGAACGCATGGTGGCCTGTGGGGCTCACTACGGCATTTTCCATGCCGTTAACGGACAAGTATTGCGGGAACAGTTTGGAGTCGTGCGCACCAATTGCCTGGACTGTTTGGATCGCACCAACTGTGTGCAGACGTACTTGGGATTGGACACGCTCAATCTTCAGCTGGAGGCACTCAAGCTGGGCGGAAAGCAGCAGAATGTCTCGCGCTTCGAGGAAATCTTTCGCCAGATGTGGATCAACAATGGCAACGAGGTCAGCAAAATCTATGCCGGCACTGGCGCCATTCAAGGTGGATCCAAGCTAATGGACGGTGCTCGATCTGCAGCACGCACCATACAAAACAATCTGTTGGACAACTCGAAGCAG GAAGCCATTGATGTGCTGCTCGTGGGTTCGACGCTCAGCTCGGAGTTGGCGGATCGTGCGCGTATCCTGTTGCCCTCCAACATGTTGCATGCACCGACAACAACGTTGCGAGAGCTTTGCAAGCGCTACACGGAGTATGTGCGTCCTCGGATGGCGAGAGTCGCCGTGGGCACTTACAATGTGAATGGAGGCAAGCATTTTCGCAGTATTGTGTTCAAGGACTCACTGGCGGATTGGCTGCTCGACTGTCATGCCTTGGCGCGCTCCAAGGCGCTGGTGGATGTCAACAATCCGTCGGAGCATGCCGATCATCCCGTCGACATCTATGCCATTGGCTTCGAGGAGATTGTCGATCTGAACGCATCGAATATCATGGCTGCCAGCACGGACAATGCCAAGCAGTGGGCGGAGGAGCTGCAGAAGACCATCTCGCGGGACAATGACTATGTGCTGCTCACCTACCAGCAACTGGTCGGTGTCTGTCTGTACATCTACATACGGCCGGAGCATGCGCCTCACATACGTGACGTCGCAATTGATTGTGTAAAGACGGGCCTGGGAGGTGCCACTGGCAATAAGGGCGCCTGTGCCATTCGCTTTGTCCTGCACGGCAGTTCCATGTGCTTTGTGTGCGCCCATTTTGCCGCCGGACAATCCCAGGTGGCGGAACGGAACGCTGACTATGCGGAAATCACACGGAAATTAGCTTTTCCCATGGGTCGTACTTTGAAATCGCATGATTGGGTTTTCTGGTGTGGAGATTTCAACTATCGCATCGATATGGACAAGGATGAGCTGAAGGAGTGCGTCCGTAACGGGGAACTGTCCACCGTGCTGGAGTTTGATCAGTTGCGCAAGGAGCAGGAGGCTGGCAATGTGTTCTCCGAGTTTCTTGAGGGGGAGATCACTTTCGATCCGACCTACAAATATGATCTCTTCAGCGATGACTACGACACATCCGAGAAACAGCGTGCGCCCGCCTGGACAGATCGCGTGCTCTGGCGACGTCGCAAAGCGCTGGCCGAAAGTGATTTTGGTGGCGCCGCCGCTGCAGCCTGGAATCCCGGCAAGCTCATACACTATGGACGCTCGGAGCTGAAGCAGAGCGATCATCGGCCCGTCATTGCCATTATCGATGCCGAGATCATGGAGATTGATCAGCAGCGCCGTCGAGCAGTCTTCGATCAGGTTATTCGGGATCTGGGACCACCCGATTCCACCATTGTGGTGCATGTGCATGAAGCGTCTGCAGATGCGGATGAGGATGGACCAACCATATATGATGAGCATGTCATGTCTGCGCTGATCGCAGAGCTCTCCAAGATGGGCGAGGTGACCCTAGTGCGCTACGTCGAGGACACCATGTGGGTGACCTTCCGCAATGGAGAATCCGCACTCAACGCGGCCGCCAAGCGCAGCACACAGGTTTGTGGCTTGGAGCTGGTCTTCGAGCTGAAGACGCCCGATTGGCCACAGCAAGTGGACAGTGAGATCGAGCTGTGCACTTCTAATACGATTCCCCTGTGCGTCAATCCCGCAGAGCAGGCtcagctgctgcagttgtcgCCAGAGGTGCCACAACGGCCCAAGCAACCACCCACACGTCCGGCACCAGCGCGTCCGCCCATGCCCATGTCTCCAAAGAACTCGCCACGTCATTTGCCGCACGCTGGCGTCATTAGCATTGTGCCCAAACCGGCTAAGCCTCCGATGCCGCCACAGCCCATGATGCAGGCACCATTGCAGCCGGTTCAGGTAGCGCCACCACGTCCACCGGCTATGGGCGACACCACGCCCTCATCCAAGTCACAATCCCCCACAGAGTTGGGCTCGCCATTGCATGCCACCTCCGTGAGCTCCTCAAGCTCCTCATCCGGCAAAGTGTCGCCCATAGGCGCCACTGTCCCCTCTggaccaccaacaccaccacgTCAGATGCAAAGCAAACCGGCCACGCCCGTCTCAACGCCCACACGCCAGTCAAAGCAATCATCAGTGGAGCAACCATCGCCTTCAGACACCGCCTACGAGACGGCCAGCAATATCTATGAAGAGATCCAGGACGATGTGCCGGCACCGCGTCATCCACCGCCAGCCGCACCACCGCCAGTCATTGCCGCCCTGGACAGTCCACTCCGTCAGCCAGTAGCCGCTCCACCCCTGGGTCCCCCGCCACCGCTGCCCAATCGTCGGGGACCTCCACCAATACCAAATCGTAGCGGAAATGCACCGCCGCTGCCAACACGCCCCTCAAATAACTAA